From a region of the Phragmites australis chromosome 21, lpPhrAust1.1, whole genome shotgun sequence genome:
- the LOC133903268 gene encoding 3-ketoacyl-CoA synthase 1-like, with the protein MNDSTCFFNAEVLDFQTKITKCSGLSDRMYLPPGIQARPPRLSMAEARTEAETVMFGSLDALFAATGIDPRRDVCVLIVNCSLFNLTSSLACMAVHRYRMRENVKSFNLGGMGCRAGLIAVNLTKGRVRRGHRCGRLAWTQRGE; encoded by the coding sequence ATGAACGATAGCACATGCTTCTTCAACGCAGAGGTGCTCGATTTCCAGACCAAGATTACCAAGTGCTCAGGGCTCAGCGACCGGATGTACCTCCCGCCGGGCATCCAGGCACGCCCACCACGGCTGTCTATGGCGGAGGCTCGCACGGAGGCCGAGACCGTCATGTTCGGTAGCCTCGACGCGCTCTTCGCGGCCACGGGGATCGACCCACGCCGCGACGTGTGTGTGCTCATCGTCAACTGCAGCCTCTTCAACCTGACGTCGTCGCTGGCGTGCATGGCCGTGCACCGCTACAGGATGCGGGAAAACGTCAAGTCGTTCAACCTCGGCGGCATGGGCTGCAGAGCGGGGCTCATCGCCGTCAACCTGACCAAGGGACGTGTCCGCCGTGGCCACCGCTGTGGTAGATTGGCTTGGACTCAGAGAGGGGAGTAG